From Ipomoea triloba cultivar NCNSP0323 chromosome 5, ASM357664v1, the proteins below share one genomic window:
- the LOC116018722 gene encoding DEAD-box ATP-dependent RNA helicase 18, producing MAATNKALTTTRFSDLKPPLSQPVLEALTNGGFDFCTPVQAATIPLLCSHKDVAVDAATGSGKTLAFVVPLVEIIRRSSPPKPHQVMGIVISPTRELSSQIFHVAQPFISTLPNIKPMLLLGGAEVKTDMKKIEEEGANLLIGTPGRLFDIMERMDMLDFRNFEVLILDEADRLLDMGFQRQINSIISRLPKLRRTGLFSATQTEAVEELSKAGLRNPVRVEVRAEAKSLNDSTSTGQLASSRTPAGLQDEYLVCETDKKSSQLADLLIRNKSNKVIIYFMTCACVDYWGLVLPHISSLKKLSLIPLHGKMKQAAREKALSTFTSLSSGILLCTDVAARGLDIPGVDCIIQYDPPQDPDVFVHRVGRTARLGRQGHAIIFLSPKEEAYVDFLRIRRIPLEARECSDEAPDIVPEIRLAAKKDRDVMEKGIRAFVSYIRAYKEHNCSYIFRWKELEIGKLGMGYGLLQLPSVPEVKHHSLSTESFIPVKDINLEEIKYKDKSREKQRKKNLEAKKAIKQQEVRKPKRDSSLSKAEMKKQTAKKRRATQTAEDDDEMAKEYRLLKKLKKGTIDETEFAKLTGIEDLL from the exons ATGGCGGCGACGAACAAAGCCTTAACGACCACTCGGTTCTCCGACCTCAAACCACCGCTCTCTCAGCCAGTTCTCGAAGCTTTGACCAATGGAGGCTTCGATTTCTGCACGCCAGTTCAAGCAGCCACCATTCCATTGCTTTGCAGCCACAAGGATGTCGCCGTCGACGCCGCCACCGGCTCCGGGAAAACCTTAGCTTTTGTCGTCCCTCTCGTCGAGATTATCCGCCGCTCTTCTCCTCCTAAACCTCACCAG GTAATGGGCATAGTTATATCACCAACCAGGGAGTTGTCATCACAAATATTTCATGTCGCCCAACCTTTTATTTCAACACTGCCTAATATTAAGCCAATGCTTCTTCTTGGGGGAGCTGAAGTAAAAACGGACATGAAGAAAATTGAGGAGGAAGGGGCAAATTTGTTGATTGGCACACCTGGCAGACTTTTTGACATAATGGAACGCATGGACATGTTAGACTTTCGGAACTTTGAG GTTTTAATTTTAGATGAAGCAGATAGACTATTAGATATGGGATTCCAGAGGCAAATAAACTCCATTATATCTCGGTTGCCAAAACTTCGGCGGACAGGTTTATTTTCAGCTACTCAAACTGAGGCAGTTGAAGAGTTATCAAAAGCCGGATTAAGGAACCCAGTGAGGGTTGAAGTTAGAGCAGAAGCAAAATCACTAAATGATTCCACATCCACTGGCCAACTTGCCTCTTCTAGAACGCCCGCAGGCCTTCAGGATGAG TATCTTGTATGTGAAACAGACAAGAAATCATCACAGCTTGCTGATCTCCTAATTAGGAACAAATCTAATAAAGTTATAAT TTACTTTATGACTTGTGCATGTGTTGATTACTGGGGACTTGTTCTTCCACATATTTCTTCTCTGAAAAAGCTATCTTTAATACCTCTTCATGGAAAGATGAAGCAG GCTGCTAGGGAGAAAGCGTTATCAACATTTACATCTCTTTCCAGTGGCATTCTCTTATGCACTGATGTCGCGGCACGCGGACTTGATATACCGGGTGTTGATTGTATAATACAG TATGACCCCCCTCAGGATCCAGATGTATTTGTTCACAGAGTAGGCCGAACAGCTAGGCTGGGAAGGCAAGGGCATGCCATCATATTTCTGTCACCAAAG GAGGAAGCATATGTAGACTTCTTGCGGATAAGAAGGATTCCGCTTGAGGCAAGAGAGTGCTCTGATGAGGCTCCTGATATTGTTCCTGAG ATTCGGCTAGCAGCAAAAAAAGACCGTGATGTTATGGAAAAGGGAATCAGAGCGTTTGTGTCTTATATCCGTGCTTATAAAGAGCATAATTGCTCATATATTTTCAG GTGGAAAGAGCTTGAGATTGGAAAATTGGGCATGGGATATGGCTTATTGCAGCTTCCTTCTGTGCCGGAGGTGAAGCATCACTCTCTTTCCACTGAGAGTTTTATTCCAGTGAAAGATATAAACCTGGAGGAGATAAAGTACAA GGACAAATCTCGtgagaaacaaagaaaaaagaacttGGAGGCAAAAAAAGCCATAAAGCAGCAAGAAGTGAGGAAGCCAAAGAGAGACTCAAGTTTGTCCAAAGCTGAGATGAAGAAGCAAACAGCCAAGAAGAGGCGTGCTACTCAGACAGCAGAAGATGATGACGAGATGGCTAAAGAATACCGCCTACTGAAAAAGCTGAAGAAAGGAACTATTGATGAAACTGAATTCGCAAAGTTGACTGGAATCGAAGACTTGCTTTGA